A single Gambusia affinis linkage group LG22, SWU_Gaff_1.0, whole genome shotgun sequence DNA region contains:
- the chrm5b gene encoding muscarinic acetylcholine receptor M5b, translating into MDVHNSTSSNNTVPYSLLEVIAIATVSAIVSLITIVGNILVLLSFKVNSQLKTVNNYYLLSLAFADLIIGVLSMNLYTMYILMDKWPLGNIACDLWLAVDYVASNASVMNLLVISFDRYFSITRPLTYRAKRTPKRAAIMIGLAWLVSFVLWAPPILCWQYFVGRRTVPHDECEIQFLTEPVITFGTAIAAFYIPVSIMTILYWRIYKETQKRTKDLAELQGLTTGNVPEANKPQKTMIRSCFHFPRERRDQSQASWSSSTQSNVTKMTSRSDEAWVKADQITSFNSYTSSSEEEHRVSMETPQGSFKEQQTGQSNKNGEVPDNPEEECCSTPQKKRHKSLISYKFKGCSKGKNYNPPSPKPCPPDPEQPVKKPSISSSSMASKPIDSAMKNRITKRKRMVLVKEKKAAQTLSAILLAFILTWTPYNIMVLISAFCSKCIPTSLWHLGYWLCYVNSTVNPMCYALCNKTFQKTFRMLLLCQWRKRRRGNNKMN; encoded by the coding sequence ATGGATGTCCATAACAGCACTTCAAGCAATAACACAGTTCCCTACAGCCTCTTGGAGGTCATAGCCATCGCTACAGTGTCAGCCATCGTCAGTCTGATAACTATAGTCGGAAACATACTGGTGTTGCTCTCATTCAAAGTAAATAGCCAGCTTAAGACCGTGAACAACTACTACCTGCTTAGTTTGGCCTTTGCTGACCTCATCATAGGAGTGCTGTCCATGAACTTGTACACCATGTACATACTGATGGACAAATGGCCCTTGGGGAACATTGCCTGTGACCTCTGGCTGGCAGTGGATTATGTGGCCAGCAATGCCTCAGTCATGAACTTGCTAGTGATCAGCTTTGACAGATACTTCTCCATCACAAGGCCACTGACTTACAGGGCAAAGAGGACACCGAAGAGAGCCGCCATTATGATTGGGCTAGCTTGGCTGGTCTCTTTTGTCCTTTGGGCGCCACCCATTCTATGCTGGCAGTACTTTGTAGGAAGGAGAACTGTTCCTCATGACGAGTGCGAAATCCAGTTTTTAACCGAGCCCGTGATCACGTTTGGAACGGCAATTGCTGCTTTCTACATCCCAGTGTCAATTATGACCATCCTCTACTGGAGGATCTACAAGGAGACGCAAAAACGGACAAAAGACCTTGCAGAGCTTCAAGGACTCACAACTGGGAATGTCCCAGAGGCGAATAAACCACAGAAGACAATGATTCggtcttgttttcatttcccCAGAGAGAGAAGAGACCAGAGTCAGGCCTCCTGGTCTTCGTCTACTCAAAGTAACGTAACTAAAATGACCAGTAGGTCAGATGAAGCATGGGTGAAAGCAGATCAGATCACTTCTTTCAACAGCTATACATCATCATCAGAGGAGGAGCATCGGGTTTCAATGGAAACCCCACAAGGATCATTCAAAGAGCAGCAGACGGGACAGAGTAACAAGAACGGGGAGGTTCCAGATAATCCAGAGGAAGAGTGTTGTTCCACTCCTCAGAAGAAGAGACATAAAAGCTTAATTTCTTACAAGTTCAAAGGTTGCTCAAAGGGTAAAAATTACAATCCACCAAGTCCAAAACCGTGCCCTCCAGACCCAGAGCAGCCGGTCAAAAAGCCGTCTATCTCTTCATCCTCCATGGCTTCTAAGCCCATAGACTCCGCCATGAAGAACAGGATCACCAAGAGAAAGAGGATGGTGCTTGTGAAGGAGAAGAAGGCAGCCCAAACCCTCAGCGCCATCCTCCTGGCCTTCATTCTCACATGGACGCCGTACAACATCATGGTTCTCATCTCCGCGTTCTGCTCCAAGTGCATCCCTACGTCCCTTTGGCACTTGGGCTACTGGCTGTGCTACGTCAACAGCACCGTCAACCCGATGTGCTACGCTCTGTGCAACAAGACCTTCCAGAAGACCTTCCGCATGCTCCTGCTCTGccagtggaggaagaggaggcgaggcaacaacaaaatgaactga